One stretch of Caloranaerobacter sp. TR13 DNA includes these proteins:
- the gpmI gene encoding 2,3-bisphosphoglycerate-independent phosphoglycerate mutase, producing the protein MTNKPVALIILDGWGIGKDYEGNAILKAKTPNYKMLLENYPSTKLEASGLSVGLPEGQMGNSEVGHLNIGAGRIIYQEFTRISKAIENGEFFEKQEFIKAIENAKKNNSSLHLMGLLSDGGVHSHNTHLYALLDLAQKYGLKDVYIHCFLDGRDVPPKSAKKFIEELENKISELGVGKIATISGRYYAMDRDKRWDRTKKAYDAMVLGKGRVAATSIEALNKSYDEDITDEFVIPTVIVKDGSPIKVIEDNDSIIFFNFRPDRARQITRAFVDDNFEGFARDKKVSVYFVCMTQYDKTINNVEIAYKPQVYVNTLGEYLSKKGLKQLRIAETEKYAHVTFFFNGGVEKPNEGEERVLIPSPKVATYDLKPEMSAVQVKEEVMKRINENKYDFIVLNFANPDMVGHTGKFEAAVKAIETIDECLGDVVKLIVEKGGKALITADHGNAEEMIDENTGKSITAHTTNKVPCIVIGEGNVKLREGILADIAPTILDMFGIEKPNEMTGQSLIIK; encoded by the coding sequence ATGACTAACAAACCAGTAGCTCTAATAATACTTGATGGCTGGGGAATAGGCAAAGACTATGAAGGTAATGCTATATTGAAAGCTAAAACGCCTAATTACAAAATGCTATTAGAGAATTATCCTAGTACTAAACTAGAAGCTAGTGGGCTATCAGTAGGATTACCTGAAGGCCAAATGGGTAATTCAGAAGTAGGGCATTTAAATATTGGCGCAGGTAGAATAATCTATCAAGAATTTACTAGAATAAGTAAAGCAATAGAAAATGGCGAATTTTTTGAAAAACAAGAGTTTATAAAAGCAATTGAAAATGCAAAGAAGAACAATTCAAGTTTACACTTGATGGGTTTATTATCTGATGGTGGTGTTCACAGCCATAATACACACTTATATGCACTTTTAGATTTAGCACAAAAATATGGTTTAAAAGATGTATATATCCATTGTTTCTTAGATGGTAGAGATGTACCACCTAAAAGTGCTAAGAAATTTATTGAGGAATTAGAAAATAAAATTTCAGAACTAGGTGTTGGAAAGATAGCTACTATATCAGGTAGATATTATGCAATGGATAGAGATAAAAGATGGGATAGAACAAAGAAAGCTTATGATGCTATGGTATTAGGAAAAGGTAGAGTGGCTGCAACATCTATTGAAGCATTAAATAAATCTTATGATGAAGACATAACAGACGAGTTTGTTATACCTACTGTTATAGTAAAAGATGGCAGTCCTATTAAAGTAATTGAGGATAATGATTCAATAATATTCTTCAATTTTAGACCTGATAGAGCAAGACAAATAACTAGAGCTTTTGTTGATGATAACTTTGAGGGATTTGCTAGAGATAAAAAGGTAAGTGTATACTTTGTATGTATGACTCAATATGATAAAACTATTAATAATGTAGAAATAGCATATAAACCTCAGGTGTATGTAAATACTTTAGGTGAATATTTAAGTAAAAAAGGATTAAAGCAATTAAGGATAGCAGAAACTGAGAAATATGCTCATGTTACTTTCTTCTTTAATGGTGGTGTAGAAAAACCAAATGAAGGAGAAGAAAGAGTATTAATTCCTTCACCTAAAGTTGCAACATACGATCTTAAACCTGAAATGAGTGCAGTACAAGTTAAAGAAGAAGTAATGAAGAGGATAAATGAAAATAAATATGACTTTATAGTTTTAAACTTTGCAAACCCTGATATGGTAGGTCATACAGGGAAATTTGAAGCAGCAGTTAAAGCTATTGAGACAATAGATGAATGTTTAGGGGATGTAGTTAAATTAATAGTAGAAAAGGGCGGTAAAGCTTTGATTACTGCTGATCATGGTAATGCTGAAGAAATGATAGATGAAAATACAGGTAAATCAATAACAGCTCATACTACAAACAAAGTCCCTTGCATAGTTATAGGTGAAGGCAATGTAAAGTTAAGAGAAGGTATATTAGCTGATATTGCTCCAACTATACTTGATATGTTTGGTATAGAAAAGCCAAATGAAATGACAGGACAGTCACTAATCATCAAATAA
- the tpiA gene encoding triose-phosphate isomerase: MRRPIIAGNWKMHNTIEEGIKLVREIKNVADNTDVEVVVCVPFTSLNEIKKELKDTKVKLGAQNMHWEEKGAFTGEISPLMLKEIGIDYVIIGHSERRQYFNETDETVNKKVISALKYGIKPIICVGETLEQREKNIEKDVVKNQIMKALENVSAEDMLNIVIAYEPIWAIGTGRTASSKDANDMIFFIRETIKDKYGVDISEEVRIQYGGSVKPHNISELMNESDIDGALVGGASLKAEDFINIVNF; encoded by the coding sequence ATGAGAAGACCTATAATAGCAGGAAACTGGAAAATGCATAATACTATTGAAGAAGGTATTAAGCTGGTTAGAGAGATTAAGAATGTAGCTGATAATACAGATGTTGAAGTAGTTGTATGTGTACCTTTTACATCATTGAATGAAATAAAGAAAGAGCTTAAGGATACTAAAGTAAAATTAGGCGCTCAAAATATGCATTGGGAAGAAAAAGGAGCATTTACAGGAGAAATTTCTCCTTTAATGTTAAAGGAAATAGGAATTGATTATGTTATAATTGGTCATTCTGAGAGAAGACAGTATTTCAATGAAACTGATGAGACTGTTAACAAAAAGGTAATTTCTGCTTTAAAGTATGGAATAAAGCCTATTATTTGTGTTGGTGAAACTCTTGAGCAAAGAGAAAAGAATATAGAAAAAGATGTTGTTAAAAATCAGATTATGAAAGCATTAGAAAATGTAAGTGCTGAAGATATGCTTAATATAGTTATCGCTTATGAGCCTATTTGGGCAATAGGTACTGGAAGAACTGCTTCGAGTAAAGATGCGAATGATATGATTTTCTTTATTAGAGAGACAATTAAAGATAAATATGGAGTAGACATTTCTGAAGAAGTAAGGATACAATATGGAGGCAGCGTGAAACCTCATAATATTTCTGAATTAATGAACGAATCTGATATTGATGGAGCTTTGGTAGGCGGAGCAAGTCTAAAAGCAGAAGACTTTATAAATATTGTAAACTTTTAA